Proteins encoded by one window of Cannabis sativa cultivar Pink pepper isolate KNU-18-1 chromosome 4, ASM2916894v1, whole genome shotgun sequence:
- the LOC133036982 gene encoding uncharacterized protein LOC133036982: MHHHKEGPRRTPQDLRDKLNKKRQHLDKEMEDLRRRISSAASEEGSWDEEDFDDESHFSREIQSEQLPSNFKEPNISPYEGITDPKYHLDAFNEIMKMKRFTDELLSQHHASRDYVVLRTSLVNIKQGETKSLKSYIQCFNTEVTKVGRLSKDDHKMAIAARVRPRSKLQNNMLKRELDDLEDFYERANRYIFVEDGHENLGVGKDEQPVKTRAEGSHKKRGFMYKDDRQDKKAKRELDPLPREYTHYTKLTHSREHVYLTNEHHVFFKRLPPLKRERARRDHNKYCRFHKDVRHLTEECKHFKVKIEGLIQRGYLGEYWKENQRPNEPRQRDDQEEASEVLGDICTFNRGLGVGSNTRKG; this comes from the exons ATGCACCACCACAAAGAAGGCCCAAGACGCACGCCGCAGGACCTTCGAGACAAGCTGAATAAAAAGAGGCAACATCTTGACAAGGAGATGGAAGATCTCCGCAGAAGGATATCCTCAGCCGCCTCAGAGGAGGGAAGTTGGGATGAAGAAGATTTCGACGATGAATCTCATTTTTCTAGAGAAATCCAATCCGAACAATTACCCTCTAATTTCAAAGAGCCAAACATATCTCCTTATGAAGGGATCACTGATCCGAAGTATCACTTGGACGCTTTCAACGAGATTATGAAAATGAAAAGA TTCACCGATGAGCTCTTGTCCCAACACCATGCTTCCCGAGATTATGTTGTCCTGAGGACAAGTTTGGTGAATATTAAACAAGGAGAAACTAAAAGCTTAAAAAGCTACATCCAGTGCTTCAACACCGAAGTGACTAAAGTGGGGAGACTCTCTAAGGATGATCATAAAATGGCTATCGCTGCCAGAGTCAGACCAAGAAGCAAGCTGCAGAACAACATGCTCAAGAGAGAGCTGGATGACCTTGAGGACTTCTATGAGAGGGCCAATAGGTATATCTTCGTGGAGGATGGACATGAAAATTTAGGAGTTGGAAAAGACGAACAACCTGTGAAGACCCGAGCTGAGGGGTCACACAAAAAGCGGGGATTCATGTATAAGGATGACCGTCAAGACAAGAAAGCCAAGAGGGAGTTAGATCCACTACCTCGAGAATACACCCACTACACAAAACTAACCCATTCAAGAGAACATGTCTACCTCACCAATGAGCATCATGTTTTCTTCAAGAGACTGCCACCCTTGAAGAGGGAAAGAGCTAGGAGAGACCACAACAAGTACTGCCGCTTCCACAAAGACGTGAGACACCTCACAGAAGAGTGCAAGCACTTTAAGGTCAAAATTGAAGGACTGATACAACGTGGGTATCTAGGAGAGTACTGGAAGGAGAATCAAAGGCCAAACGAGCCGCGCCAACGAGATGATCAAGAAGAGGCCTCAGAAGTGCTGGGAGACATCTGCACTTTCAATAGAGGACTAGGAGTTGGGAGCAATACCCGCAAGGGATGA
- the LOC133036983 gene encoding uncharacterized protein LOC133036983 encodes MDTKCLLCNREEETIAHLFFECDYSQTCLQEMKMFLQWNTPARNIQQLLQACHNTKKFSVARKSMVKSVLASLVYYVWKARNEVLWNHQQWLITTTVKKAQHMSKFRIKGLIPKKAKDEDKTWILMT; translated from the coding sequence ATGGATACAAAATGCTTACTATGCAACAGAGAAGAGGAAACTATTGCACATTTGTTTTTTGAGTGCGATTATAGCCAAACCTGCCTACAAGAAATGAAAATGTTCCTGCAATGGAACACACCAGCAAGAAACATACAGCAGCTACTGCAAGCTTGTCATAACACGAAAAAATTCTCAGTAGCTAGGAAGAGTATGGTGAAGTCTGTACTTGCAAGTTTGGTGTATTATGTGTGGAAAGCAAGAAATGAGGTGTTATGGAATCACCAACAATGGCTCATCACCACCACGGTCAAGAAAGCTCAACACATGAGTAAATTTCGAATCAAAGGGCTGATTCCTAAGAAAGCTAAGGATGAAGATAAAACATGGATACTAATGACTTGA
- the LOC133036984 gene encoding uncharacterized protein LOC133036984 has protein sequence MVNMQWLNSFPCSEAIFLPEMAFDHSPILVTIYEDKSYGKKPFRYYNMWKMAPDYDKMVTQSWKEETRGSKMFSIVHKLRRLKVVLKQINRTGFSEIQKTEMMTKAMLAKVHGKLSQDLRNEELMQQEQIVRKKYAEISKAFASFMAQKTKISWAKFGDDNSHLFHDSLKLRRLQNKIYSIKDEYGNWCDTPDKVQSAFLEYYQRLLGSKAPERRKVFQSVVDLGPKVTECHKQLLLAEYTSEEVELVIFSIDKDKAPGPDGYGSAFFQDIGT, from the coding sequence ATGGTCAACATGCAATGGTTAAATAGCTTTCCATGTTCTGAAGCCATTTTTCTGCCTGAGATGGCCTTTGATCATAGTCCTATCTTGGTAACTATATACGAGGATAAAAGCTATGGGAAAAAGCCATTTAGGTATTACAATATGTGGAAGATGGCTCCAGATTATGACAAAATGGTGACACAGTCTTGGAAGGAAGAAACTAGAGGTTCAAAAATGTTTAGCATTGTGCACAAGCTGAGAAGATTGAAGGTAGTACTGAAGCAGATTAACAGGACAGGGTTTTCTGAAATACAAAAGACAGAGATGATGACAAAGGCAATGCTGGCAAAGGTACATGGGAAATTAAGTCAAGATCTAAGGAATGAAGAATTGATGCAACAGGAACAGATTGTAAGGAAGAAATATGCAGAAATCAGCAAGGCTTTTGCTAGCTTCATGGCTCAAAAAACTAAAATCAGTTGGGCTAAGTTTGGGGATGACAACTCCCACCTTTTCCATGATTCTTTGAAATTGAGAAGACTCCAAAATAAGATCTACTCGATTAAAGATGAGTATGGAAACTGGTGTGATACCCCAGATAAAGTCCAATCTGCTTTCCTTGAGTATTATCAGAGGCTATTGGGATCGAAGGCACCAGAAAGAAGGAAGGTTTTTCAATCTGTAGTAGATCTTGGGCCTAAAGTTACAGAGTGTCATAAACAGCTACTATTAGCAGAGTACACATCAGAGGAAGTGGAATTAGTTATCTTCTCTATAGATAAGGATAAAGCACCTGGTCCAGATGGTTATGGGAGTGCTTTCTTCCAGGATATTGGGACTTAG